The nucleotide sequence TGCGTCTCAGTGTCAAGCAACAGTAATGCTCAGGGTGTTACCAGTAGAGATTGCTGCTCCTGATAAGAGTAACATTGTTAGAATTCTGGCTTTACTGGATTCTGCTTCATCAGTTAGTCTAATTGATGGTACTTTAATTCGTCGATTGGGCGTATTTGGTACTCAGGCCTCCATGGAACTGATGTGGTTGGATGGTTCAAGTAAAGAAATTCACAGCACCACGGAGGTAACACTTGCAATAAGAGGAGTATTTCCGGGTGCTAAATGGTATGAGTTGCGAAATATACGAACCATGTCCGATTTGATCTTGCCAGAGGTGCGTGTGGATAAAGAGAAATTGATTAATCAATTTCCCTATCTTAAAACAATAgaattttctggattttctaaCCAAGCACCTCAAATTCTTCTTGGTGAGGATAATGCTTTCCTTATCGCCACTCATGATCTCATACATGGTCCTCTAAAGGATCCTGTAGCTTCAAAAACTGCTTTGGGATGGGTAATTAGTGGCTCAGATGGGGGGAGACGACGTCACCCCGAATACACTCATATGTCGAGAAACTCGAATAAGAGTGAAATTCACGAGCTCACTGAAATTATCAAGACATCCTTTAGTACAGAAGATTTCGGTGTCAAGGTCTATATCGAGAAACCCAGAAGTCAGGAGGACAAATATGCATTATCAATTATGGAATCAACGACAAAACGTGTTGGGCAAAGATTTGAAACAGGTCTTCTTTGGAAGGACACAGATGCACCACTACCCCAGTCTAGAGCAACTGCGTGGCGTCGTCTTAGACAAATTGAAATGCGCATGGACCGAGATGAAGCGTTTAAAACGGATTACACAAAAAAGTTTGAACATTATATAGACAGTGGCTATCTTGAGCCAGTAGAGTCACCATCAGAACAATCAAGAAAGGTTTGGTATTTGCCACATTTCGGCGTGACAAATCCTAACAAACCCGGGAAACTTCGACTGGTGTATGATGCGGCAGCGAAGGCACATGGGATATCTCTCAATGATTGCCTATTGAAGGGTCCCGATTTGATGAATAACCTGCCTGGAATTCTGTTGCAATTTCGTAAAGGACAGTACGCTTTCGCAGGTGATATTCAAGAGATGTTTCATCAAATAGTGATTCGAGAACAAGATCGTGATGCGCAACGTGTTCTCTGGCGGGCAGACAAAAGAGATGTTTTTCCACAAGAGTATCGCATGCGAGTCATGACATTTGGAGTAGCATGTAGCCCCGCATTAGCCGCCTATGTTAAGGACAAAAATGCTAAGGAGTTCATCAATCGGTATCCTACAGCTGTAGATGAAATTATACGAAAGCATTTTGTAGATGACTATTTGGGATGCACAGATGATGAAGAATCCGCCATTCAACTGATAAATGAAGTCATCAATATACATAAGCAAGGAGGATTCAACATCAGAAACTTTATTAGCAATTCCCAAAAGATCTTGAGTGGTCTTCCAAAAGAATCATGCCGTGATATTCATGACAAAGATTTAGACATTGAGAGTAGTTTTGAGAAAATCCTCGGTGTGTGGTGGAATACAGAAACTGATTGCTTTACATTCAAAGTAAAGATAAATTGCATCCAGCAAGAAGTAATTGAAGGAACAGACTTGCCCACGAAGCGAGAAGCACTTCGTATCTTAATGTCAATTTTCGACCCCTTGGGTATGATTGCTCACTTTATCATTTGCGGAAAAATTCTTCTACAAAAAATCTGGAAACGCGGTATAGAATGGGACGATGAGTTGCCATCTGATCTTGGAGATGAATGGAGGAACTGGTTAAAGCAACTTTCCTTTTTACCTCGTGTCTCAATTCCGAGATGCTATTCGGATTTACGTTTCCGAACAGCTTCAGTAGAACTACATGTTTTTGCAGATGCAAGCAGTGAGGCCTTTGCTTCTGTTGCATACTTAAGATTTGTGAAAAACGGACACATTCATGTGAGCTTTGTAATGGCTCGTACCCGTGTCGCACCTATAAAAGGATTGACCATTCCCAAATTGGAATTGCAAGCCGCTTTGATGGCTAGTCGTCTTTCCAAAACAATAGAACAATACATTGATATTACTGTTCATCGGAAGGTATTTTGGTCTGACTCTATGGTAGTGCTGGGTCAGATTCGAGGAGATCCTCTGCGTCGCAATGCCTTCGTCGCGAACCGAGTAGGCGAGATAAATGAACTCACAAATCCTGAAACATGGAGATACGTTCCCAGTCAGTTAAATGTAGCAGATCAAGCCACAAGAGGGAACGGCATGGTGGAATTTAGTGCAACATCAACTTGGTATCAAGGCCCGATATTCTTGTGGAAAGATGAGAACCTTTGGCCGGCTGCACCCGGTACTCGGGACACGAAAATAGATGAAAACGAAGATGAGTTGGATTTTGAAACGATAAACGTTGTGACCTTAGATCAGCCGACAGCATCAGATGACGACAGGTTGCACGAATCAGTATTGGATCCGGAAAATTATATGCGTTGGGATCATATGCTAAAAGTCGCCGGTTATGTGTACAAATTCATTGATGCCTGTCGTCAGCGCCGCAGAACTAATAACTTAATAGAACCAAACGGAAAAATATTTCTGACTGCCAGTGACTACAAGGGTGGCGAGAGATGCATAATTCGACAGACACAACAAGAATGTTTTCATGCAGAATTTGAGTGTTTGGCACAATCACGTACATTGGAGAACCACGAAAATAATAGACACGTAAACGCTAAGCTTTCAAAGAAAAGCACCATCTATAAATTGAATCCAGGTTTGGATGAGAACGGAATAATTCGTGCTTACGGTAGGATTCAGATGATGCCACGAGCTAGCGAAGACTTCAAAAATCCTATCCTGCTTCATGCAGGAAATCGGGCAGTACAGTTAATGTTGACCCATTATCATCAAGAACTTGGTCACTGGGGAACTCCTTTGGTGATGGCAGAGTTACGACAACGCTTTGAAATTATTACCGGAAGGAAGGCATTAAAACAAATTCAAATGGATTGTATCACATGCCAGAAAGCACGATCACAACCGAATGTACCAATTATGGGCCAAATTCCTGAGGAACGTCTGTCTGCACATGTACATCCATTTACTCATACTGGATGTGACTTCTTTGGACCCCTTTATGTCAAAACAGGGAGAAGTGAGGTGAAACGATATGGAGCAATATTTACCTGTTTGACGACCCGCGCCATTCACTtagaattatgtgaaaatttaaCTACGGATTCCTGTATACTAGCTATCCGTCGCTTCATGGCAAGAAGAGGGGAACCCGAAACAATATTATCCGACAATGGAACGAATTTCAAAGGAGCTGAAAGGGAAATTCGTCAGTCTCTGGCCGAAATCAAACATGATGTCATCACGTCGACTCTTGCGAAACGTCAAGTGACTTGGAAGTTTAACCCTCCTCATGCACCCCATATGGGTGGGACGTGGGAAAGACTGGTAGCTCCTGTGAAAAAGGCAATCTCGCTAGCGATCGGGAGCTCCAAACACCCTCCAAGTCAAGAAGTGTTGCAGACTGTGTTAGCAGAAGCTGAACATCTAGTGAATTCACGTCCGTTAGCTGAAGTCAGCGATGCAAATGAAGTCCTTACTCCCAATCATTTTCTGATCCACCGTCAGTCTGGACTACAAGCACCTGGAACCTTCACCGATCAAGACCTTGTACTTCGAAAGGAATGGCGTAAATCACAACGTCTCACTGACATCTTCTGGAAGAAGTGGCTGCAGTTCTACACCCCAACACTGACACATCGACCCAAGTGGCACAGCAACAACCCAAATGTCAAAGTTGGAGACCGTGTTATGATCGTGGATCCTAATCTGGAGCGTAATACGTGGCCTGTTGGACGAGTAGTCGAGTTGTACCCCGGGAAAGATGGAAAAGTTCGAGTGGTTCTGGTCCGAACTGAAGATGAGCATAAAGTGTTTAAGCGACCAGTAGCAAAGTTAATCATCCTCAGAACTCCCAAATTGCTCAACGATGAATTGAAGCCGAAAGATCGGCCCAATTCGGGGGGAGATCATGTTGAATGCAGGAGTTAAGATTAGATTTTTGGAAGTTCGGAAGATGTGTCTGTAGGAAGTATGGGATTTAGTCGGAGGTGTTTGCCTGCAGGGTtgaggagagagagagagtgagagaggcGAACGGAGAGAGGCGAACGAAGAGAGGCGAACGGAGAGAGGCGAACGGAGAGAGGCGAACGGAGAGAGGCGAACGGAGAGAGGCGATCGTGACGGCTGTCAGTATGAAAAGTGTATTGGTAGAAATAAGACGCGAATTTCTGTCCagttattgaataaaattgatttgttgGAAAGTATTAAAGACGTTTAATTTTGTTGTTCAACacaattggttaaggtcgtacagcaagtcaagcagaacatgtggcctctaatagctaAGTTAgcagagcactcgtctagttgaCAAGAGGTCTTCAGTTCAATTCTGGGTGGACTCTGATTAACGATActctgtacataaatataattaacattgaacaaaaatttcacaaaattctcacaatttaATTGCATATATCTATTTTGCAAAGTACGTATTTTGACGGTTGTACTTTGAATTGATGGCAAAAAATTGACGGCCAATGTGTTTCATCCCTTAGCCATTAAGtatactaaaactaaaacaATCAATCCGTGAATGAATTTATCTGGACAGCAACTGTGAAGCAtataacttttatttgagaagcCCCAGAATCCCAGCAACAGAGAGGGAGAAAAACTGGGAATAAAAACCAAAGTTTTTCAAGGGACGCCGCCAGGCATTTAAAGACTCACTCTCTCTCCCTTTTTCTGATCCTTGCATAATGTATAAACGACCTTAGGGttgtttttcggtttcaaattCTCTAATTTGTTCCGGACGTATGGTTGAGGCATAATGATTATATTGTTGGTCTATAAATGCGGAAAGAATTTTTACCCAGGCACAGGGAATGTGTGGATGACATTGAGGAGACACAAGAGAAATATTCATCTCTACGACTTTTTTTTCCATTGTGCATCAACACTATGAAGCATGAAAAATAAAGTGTAATTGTTGCTTCTGGCTGGCCTCAAGGGATAAAATTTCTTGTCAATCCCCATTGTCTGTGGCACAGAACTAATTTTGAAGGTATTGCACCCATGATTCTATTCTCCAGAGGTTAATAGAAAAAAGTATAACACAAGATTGTGTAAGTTTGTTATAAAAAAACGATTTTACGTAGAAGAATTTTCATTGAATGGGGAATTCAATGAGAATTTTATGTTCCAATTGAAACATTGCCCCAaaagtataataaataaattaattccaCATAAAATAACACAATATTTAGCTGAAAAAATCCaccaatttttcactgaagtgaTAGAGTAATTCTGGAGAGGaaattattgacaaaaattatcAGAGCAAAATT is from Phlebotomus papatasi isolate M1 chromosome 1, Ppap_2.1, whole genome shotgun sequence and encodes:
- the LOC129798488 gene encoding uncharacterized protein LOC129798488, whose protein sequence is MFKSTPKTQKKRKNAERLRSIEEAKKRKMAELEQLEKLKEKLEASDDDIEGEASEFNEEYEISEKGDDSTTNEENELSMHIANMSTIIANQEKQVSKFIARQAVAKELPDFNGDPEEWPLFYAMFQQSSKDGDFTATENTMRLAKALKGDARDRVKTLIATAAAPEDIINVLQSHFGHPRQVINRMMARIASTPDPKDGDPESIVKFATIVENLSFGLKWLDKGRYMDSPWVTNDIERKLSPTMRMLWAMRAKEIPNYSVTDLATWLNDQSKISLNILPVTSLSTQSSTGNKQKTKEHTRTPKIRSAAVMTTQIATKSYKCAVCEEGHYTNECPKLKESTVKERYKLAKGLCWGCLGRNHRLNTCVRRRTCGLDGCKRMHHRLLHGTEKSVKFEDEKKEDNDKTDTNTKVSNNLKNMEIPVDVTDPSGRKLLTMEGLFSKISGEAEESCSSKGTLTGGDDGVLFGIPITNTSQGTTTEIVSSDEKTSGVSLFGASDSGKRMFNEKNENTQTSSESCAKDQNHIQEISLVEFQSKGRHTAFAGASQCQATVMLRVLPVEIAAPDKSNIVRILALLDSASSVSLIDGTLIRRLGVFGTQASMELMWLDGSSKEIHSTTEVTLAIRGVFPGAKWYELRNIRTMSDLILPEVRVDKEKLINQFPYLKTIEFSGFSNQAPQILLGEDNAFLIATHDLIHGPLKDPVASKTALGWVISGSDGGRRRHPEYTHMSRNSNKSEIHELTEIIKTSFSTEDFGVKVYIEKPRSQEDKYALSIMESTTKRVGQRFETGLLWKDTDAPLPQSRATAWRRLRQIEMRMDRDEAFKTDYTKKFEHYIDSGYLEPVESPSEQSRKVWYLPHFGVTNPNKPGKLRLVYDAAAKAHGISLNDCLLKGPDLMNNLPGILLQFRKGQYAFAGDIQEMFHQIVIREQDRDAQRVLWRADKRDVFPQEYRMRVMTFGVACSPALAAYVKDKNAKEFINRYPTAVDEIIRKHFVDDYLGCTDDEESAIQLINEVINIHKQGGFNIRNFISNSQKILSGLPKESCRDIHDKDLDIESSFEKILGVWWNTETDCFTFKVKINCIQQEVIEGTDLPTKREALRILMSIFDPLGMIAHFIICGKILLQKIWKRGIEWDDELPSDLGDEWRNWLKQLSFLPRVSIPRCYSDLRFRTASVELHVFADASSEAFASVAYLRFVKNGHIHVSFVMARTRVAPIKGLTIPKLELQAALMASRLSKTIEQYIDITVHRKVFWSDSMVVLGQIRGDPLRRNAFVANRVGEINELTNPETWRYVPSQLNVADQATRGNGMVEFSATSTWYQGPIFLWKDENLWPAAPGTRDTKIDENEDELDFETINVVTLDQPTASDDDRLHESVLDPENYMRWDHMLKVAGYVYKFIDACRQRRRTNNLIEPNGKIFLTASDYKGGERCIIRQTQQECFHAEFECLAQSRTLENHENNRHVNAKLSKKSTIYKLNPGLDENGIIRAYGRIQMMPRASEDFKNPILLHAGNRAVQLMLTHYHQELGHWGTPLVMAELRQRFEIITGRKALKQIQMDCITCQKARSQPNVPIMGQIPEERLSAHVHPFTHTGCDFFGPLYVKTGRSEVKRYGAIFTCLTTRAIHLELCENLTTDSCILAIRRFMARRGEPETILSDNGTNFKGAEREIRQSLAEIKHDVITSTLAKRQVTWKFNPPHAPHMGGTWERLVAPVKKAISLAIGSSKHPPSQEVLQTVLAEAEHLVNSRPLAEVSDANEVLTPNHFLIHRQSGLQAPGTFTDQDLVLRKEWRKSQRLTDIFWKKWLQFYTPTLTHRPKWHSNNPNVKVGDRVMIVDPNLERNTWPVGRVVELYPGKDGKVRVVLVRTEDEHKVFKRPVAKLIILRTPKLLNDELKPKDRPNSGGDHVECRS